A single Phoenix dactylifera cultivar Barhee BC4 chromosome 1, palm_55x_up_171113_PBpolish2nd_filt_p, whole genome shotgun sequence DNA region contains:
- the LOC103702637 gene encoding patellin-3-like produces MAEETQAKAAEPAAAAEVVAVETVAVEKAAEDPKKPAAEELEKPAEETPPAPAAEEKKPEGEEAAVPESVSFKEESSVVGDLQDPEKKALDEIKQLVQAALANNEFTPPPPPPPPAAAAPAEETKAEEPASPAPAEEPAPAAKPETEEPPKPAVAEEPAASAKVETPPPPPAVEEKAAVVVEKAAVVEEDGAKTVVAIEETVVAVAAPATEEVTPAAEPEKEAPAEAPAAAAAAAAPEEVFIWGVPLVGDEKSDTVLLKFLRARDFKVKDAMAMIKNAVIWRKQFGIDALLEEDLGLPELEKVVFMHGYDKEGHPVCYNVYGEFQNKELYDKAFGDEEKRQRFLKWRIQYLEKGIRSQLDFTPGGISSMVQVTDLRNSPKLGKHRQATKQALTMLQDNYPEFIAKKVFINVPWWYLAFNRMISPFFTLRTKSKFVFAGPSKSAETLFKYIAPEQVPIQYGGLSKDSDPDFTTSDAVTEVTIKPSSKQTVEIPVAETCLVVWELRVLGWEVSYGAEFVPDAEDGYTVIVQKTRKLAATDDPVVKTSFKVGEPGKVVLIVDNPTSKKKKLLYRSKAKSSSGSI; encoded by the exons ATGGCCGAAGAGACGCAAGCTAAGGCAGCCGAACCGGCCGCCGCCGCAGAGGTCGTCGCCGTCGAAACGGTGGCGGTGGAGAAGGCGGCGGAAGACCCCAAGAAACCAGCGGCGGAGGAACTCGAGAAGCCGGCGGAGGAAACGCCTCCAGCACCCGCggcggaggagaagaagcccGAGGGCGAGGAGGCCGCTGTCCCCGAATCCGTATCCTTCAAAGAGGAGAGTAGCGTCGTCGGCGACCTTCAGGACCCCGAGAAGAAGGCCCTCGACGAGATCAAGCAGCTCGTCCAGGCCGCCCTCGCCAACAACGAGTTCACCCCTCCCCCACCGCCGCCACCTCCGGCTGCCGCCGCCCCGGCGGAGGAGACCAAGGCGGAGGAGCCCGCCTCGCCTGCCCCGGCCGAGGAGCCCGCCCCAGCAGCAAAGCCGGAGACGGAGGAGCCTCCGAAGCCGGCAGTGGCTGAGGAGCCCGCGGCCTCGGCCAAGGTCGAGACACCACCTCCGCCGCCGGCGGTGGAGGAAAAGGCGGCGGTGGTGGTGGAAAAGGCGGCGGTGGTGGAGGAGGACGGGGCCAAGACGGTAGTGGCGATCGAGGAGACCGTTGTCGCCGTTGCCGCCCCGGCCACGGAGGAGGTGACTCCGGCCGCGGAGCCGGAAAAGGAGGCCCCTGCTGAAGcgccagcggcggcggcggcggcggcggctccggAGGAGGTTTTCATCTGGGGCGTCCCCCTGGTCGGCGACGAGAAGAGCGACACCGTCCTGCTGAAGTTCCTCCGCGCGCGGGACTTCAAGGTGAAGGATGCCATGGCCATGATCAAGAACGCCGTGATCTGGAGGAAGCAGTTCGGCATCGACGCcctcctcgaggaggacctGGGCCTGCCGGAGTTGGAGAAGGTGGTCTTCATGCACGGCTACGACAAGGAGGGCCACCCCGTGTGCTACAACGTCTATGGGGAGTTCCAAAACAAGGAGCTTTATGACAAGGCCTTCGGCGACGAGGAGAAGCGGCAGAGGTTCCTCAAGTGGAGGATCCAGTACCTGGAGAAAGGGATCAGGAGCCAATTGGACTTCACTCCCGGTGGGATTTCCTCCATGGTCCAGGTGACTGATCTGAGGAACTCGCCGAAGCTGGGGAAGCACCGCCAGGCCACGAAGCAGGCCCTCACCATGCTCCAAGACAACTATCCTGAATTCATTGCCAAGAAG GTCTTCATCAATGTCCCATGGTGGTACTTGGCTTTCAATAGGATGATCAGCCCCTTCTTCACTCTGAGGACCAAGAGCAAGTTTGTCTTCGCAGGACCATCTAAATCAGCAGAGACCCTCTTCAA ATACATTGCACCCGAGCAGGTCCCAATTCAATATGGAGGCCTAAGCAAGGACAGCGACCCTGATTTCACCACTTCAGATGCTGTTACTGAAGTCACCATCAAGCCTTCATCCAAGCAAACAGTAGAAATTCCAGTTGCCGAG ACATGCCTTGTGGTCTGGGAGCTCCGGGTCTTGGGATGGGAGGTGAGCTATGGAGCTGAGTTTGTCCCGGATGCAGAGGATGGGTACACAGTGATTGTCCAGAAGACAAGGAAGTTGGCTGCCACTGATGATCCTGTGGTGAAGACCTCCTTCAAGGTTGGTGAGCCCGGCAAGGTGGTTCTTATTGTCGACAACCCTACCtccaagaagaagaagctcCTTTACAGATCCAAGGCCAAGAGCTCTTCTGGATCCATATGA